The Brachyspira aalborgi genome has a segment encoding these proteins:
- a CDS encoding methyltransferase domain-containing protein, with amino-acid sequence MNNINLNKKLCPLCEAEANENNIVDIVENIWENNKNVYECSNCKLYFIDEPSQSEIKFLYNSDFYARNNNIIYKFIDAKMKYARALNRFNYIKKFIKKTDNLNVLEIGASDGLLLSIFKKENFNVFGYELNENARKDALKKYDIKMKDDFLKDKNIDKNKYNIVIMSHILEHFTNPKYILNGVHNFIGGG; translated from the coding sequence TTGAATAATATAAATTTAAATAAAAAATTATGTCCTTTATGCGAAGCGGAAGCTAATGAAAATAATATAGTCGATATTGTAGAAAATATTTGGGAAAATAATAAAAATGTTTACGAATGTAGTAATTGCAAACTTTATTTTATAGACGAGCCTTCTCAAAGCGAAATTAAATTTTTATATAATAGCGATTTTTATGCAAGGAATAATAATATTATTTATAAATTTATTGACGCTAAAATGAAATATGCAAGAGCTTTAAATAGATTTAATTATATAAAAAAATTTATTAAAAAAACTGACAATTTAAATGTTTTGGAAATAGGCGCATCGGACGGACTTTTGCTTTCTATTTTTAAAAAAGAAAATTTTAATGTTTTTGGATACGAATTAAATGAAAATGCAAGAAAGGACGCTTTAAAAAAATACGATATAAAAATGAAAGATGATTTTTTGAAAGATAAAAATATTGATAAAAATAAATATAATATCGTTATAATGTCGCATATTTTAGAGCATTTTACAAATCCAAAATATATTTTAAATGGCGTTCATAACTTCATAGGGGGGGGGTAA
- a CDS encoding NlpC/P60 family protein produces MRFNIVIFYILLSTFAFAQNYGYDKKYQKQLSESGVEINEEQKKKVREDIKKYANFYLDKHYKYNEKAELTHPISKEKKNFNFDCSGFVAAVYWTSNIAVFEKQAVLGESGVKTIYGTLEKYKKIYNNSLPNIGDIIMFDRTTSETKKLTHAGIVVNVDKEDETITYIHASTSKGLVLGYMNLKYPDLARKNGKVINSYLRAGGGIDSLASKCFNSYGTILDLP; encoded by the coding sequence ATGCGTTTTAATATTGTTATATTTTATATATTATTATCTACTTTTGCGTTTGCTCAAAATTACGGATACGATAAAAAATACCAAAAGCAATTAAGCGAAAGCGGAGTTGAAATAAACGAAGAGCAGAAAAAGAAAGTCAGAGAGGATATAAAAAAATATGCAAATTTTTATTTGGATAAACATTATAAATATAATGAAAAAGCCGAATTGACGCATCCAATCTCTAAAGAAAAAAAGAATTTTAATTTTGACTGCTCGGGTTTTGTAGCCGCGGTTTATTGGACAAGCAATATAGCGGTATTTGAAAAGCAAGCGGTTTTGGGAGAAAGCGGAGTAAAAACTATATACGGCACTTTAGAAAAATATAAAAAAATATATAATAATTCTTTGCCGAATATAGGCGATATTATTATGTTTGATAGAACTACTTCCGAAACAAAAAAACTTACTCATGCGGGAATAGTAGTTAATGTCGATAAAGAAGACGAAACTATAACTTATATTCATGCATCAACGAGTAAAGGGCTTGTTTTAGGATATATGAATTTAAAATATCCCGATTTGGCAAGAAAGAATGGCAAAGTTATAAATAGCTATTTAAGGGCAGGCGGAGGAATCGATTCTTTGGCTTCAAAATGTTTTAATAGCTACGGAA
- a CDS encoding DUF4390 domain-containing protein produces the protein MLKYKNFIKLIIILLISSIPLYSHELRLHYSRSYIDNNILYADVYAGINIEIDENIKRYVESGIIVFLNFRIDFLRKRAIFNENLKEVYLSRRIYYDFFTKEYVAVNSETSLETRSQNFYVLIRTLYQISRVEIYETDKLNEENIYFFKTRLSIRFQNAFPYLSIFFNIITPLQYRIKWLKSEEFKIGELY, from the coding sequence ATGCTAAAATATAAAAACTTTATTAAATTAATTATAATATTATTAATATCGTCTATTCCTCTATATTCGCATGAATTAAGGCTTCATTATTCAAGGAGCTATATTGACAATAATATTTTATACGCCGATGTTTACGCGGGAATAAATATAGAAATAGACGAAAATATAAAAAGATATGTAGAAAGCGGAATTATAGTATTTTTGAATTTTAGAATAGATTTTTTAAGAAAGAGAGCGATTTTTAACGAAAACCTTAAAGAAGTTTATTTAAGTAGAAGAATATATTATGATTTTTTTACAAAAGAATATGTAGCAGTTAATTCTGAAACCTCTCTTGAAACGAGAAGTCAAAATTTTTATGTTTTAATAAGAACTTTATACCAAATAAGCAGAGTAGAAATATACGAAACCGATAAATTAAACGAAGAGAATATTTATTTTTTCAAAACAAGATTATCTATAAGATTTCAAAACGCTTTTCCATATTTGTCAATCTTTTTTAATATTATAACGCCTTTGCAATATAGAATTAAATGGCTTAAGTCGGAAGAGTTTAAAATTGGCGAATTATATTGA
- a CDS encoding ankyrin repeat domain-containing protein — protein sequence MIKKIILIAIITIITFGVIACSSNSGEALIDTARNEDLETAKLLIENGADINANDKDGVTDLMQASENGNLETVKDLVERKRVNINAKDEDGYTSLMYASFNGNLEIVKYLVENGADVNARVDNDWTALEFASGKGHLEIVKYLLENGADINSGSERNGGALLNASANGHLEIVKYLIENGADINAEDNIDWTALIWASYNGHLEIVKYLVENGAEIDYYIDKSALMNASYNGHLEIVKFLIENYAEIDAKDNNGNTALMYASISGNLEIVKYLLENGADINSKNDDGVTALLNASYEGQLEVVKYLIENGADINTNDKDGVTDLMQASAFGNLEMVKYLIEDIEVDINEKDNIDRTALIVASFNGHLKIVKYLVENGADINANDKDGVTALMNASKEGNLEIVKYLVEKGANVNIKDNEGKTALINASYEGQLEIVKFLIENGADVNLKNNNGQTALMYVSNLEIAKYLLENGADINAKDSKWGYTALIYATEYGNLETVQFLIKNGANINAQDDIGRTALINASFNGHLKIVKFLIENGADVNIKNNYGITALIYAAEHGNLEIVKYLVEKGANVNIKDNHGRTALDLAETEEIKKVLRKAGAK from the coding sequence ATGATAAAAAAAATAATATTAATTGCTATTATAACTATTATAACTTTTGGAGTAATAGCCTGTTCTTCAAATTCGGGAGAAGCGTTAATAGATACCGCGAGGAATGAAGATTTAGAAACGGCTAAACTTTTAATAGAGAATGGCGCGGATATTAACGCTAATGATAAAGACGGAGTGACGGATTTAATGCAGGCTTCGGAAAATGGGAATTTAGAAACCGTAAAGGATTTAGTAGAAAGAAAACGAGTAAATATTAACGCTAAAGATGAAGATGGTTATACCTCTTTAATGTATGCTTCATTTAATGGAAATTTAGAAATAGTCAAATATTTAGTAGAAAATGGAGCGGATGTCAACGCTAGAGTTGATAACGACTGGACAGCTTTGGAATTTGCTTCAGGAAAAGGACATTTAGAAATAGTTAAATATTTGTTAGAAAACGGAGCGGATATTAATTCTGGAAGTGAACGGAACGGCGGAGCTTTATTGAATGCTTCAGCTAATGGACATTTAGAAATAGTTAAATATTTGATAGAAAACGGAGCGGATATTAACGCTGAAGATAATATTGACTGGACGGCTTTAATATGGGCTTCATATAATGGGCATTTAGAAATAGTTAAATATTTGGTAGAAAACGGTGCGGAGATTGATTATTATATTGACAAGTCGGCTTTAATGAATGCTTCATATAATGGACATTTAGAAATAGTTAAATTTTTAATAGAAAACTACGCGGAGATTGACGCTAAAGATAATAATGGTAATACCGCTTTAATGTATGCTTCAATAAGTGGAAATTTAGAAATAGTTAAATATTTATTAGAAAATGGAGCGGATATTAACTCTAAAAATGATGACGGCGTAACGGCTTTATTGAATGCTTCATATGAAGGACAATTAGAAGTAGTTAAATATTTAATAGAAAACGGCGCGGATATTAATACTAATGATAAAGACGGCGTTACGGATTTAATGCAGGCTTCGGCATTTGGTAATTTAGAAATGGTTAAATATTTGATAGAAGATATTGAAGTCGATATAAACGAAAAAGATAATATTGACAGGACGGCTTTAATAGTCGCTTCATTTAATGGACATTTAAAAATAGTTAAATATTTAGTAGAAAACGGAGCGGATATTAACGCTAATGATAAAGACGGAGTGACCGCTTTAATGAATGCTTCAAAAGAAGGTAATTTAGAAATAGTTAAATATTTGGTAGAAAAAGGGGCTAATGTTAATATTAAAGATAATGAAGGTAAAACCGCTTTAATTAATGCTTCATACGAAGGACAATTAGAAATAGTTAAATTTTTAATAGAGAATGGCGCGGATGTTAATCTCAAAAATAATAACGGACAAACTGCTTTAATGTATGTTTCAAATTTAGAAATAGCTAAATATTTATTAGAAAATGGCGCGGATATTAACGCTAAAGATAGTAAGTGGGGCTATACCGCTTTAATATACGCCACAGAATATGGAAATTTAGAAACGGTTCAATTTTTAATAAAGAACGGAGCGAATATTAACGCTCAAGATGATATTGGCAGAACGGCTTTAATTAATGCTTCATTTAATGGACATTTAAAAATAGTTAAATTTTTAATAGAGAATGGCGCGGATGTTAATATTAAAAATAATTATGGAATAACCGCTTTAATATACGCTGCAGAACATGGAAATTTAGAAATAGTTAAATATTTGGTAGAAAAAGGGGCTAATGTTAATATTAAAGATAATCATGGAAGAACCGCTTTAGATTTGGCGGAAACCGAAGAGATAAAAAAAGTATTGAGGAAAGCTGGAGCTAAATAA